In Mixophyes fleayi isolate aMixFle1 chromosome 4, aMixFle1.hap1, whole genome shotgun sequence, the following proteins share a genomic window:
- the GADD45GIP1 gene encoding large ribosomal subunit protein mL64 translates to MALPMQRCCARLRALTLPWPAAGYHARPRAWGLDRIYKPDPSDPETKEWHKGPAYEAKLYGRFGSASGVNPESLWPNQEQLRAIEEEEREWFPGLREMLNRVEAKEREMLRLKQERDKLIAANMAKMPQMVAEWRRAKRDAKQKARDEKARKERLLAQAREKFGTNVDFRSPKFQELLKDLEKEEKKKMKAKKRKQKEEEREAMEAVLSTPTANTQPTAPVSDSSV, encoded by the exons ATGGCGCTGCCCATGCAGAGATGCTGCGCTAGGTTGCGGGCTTTGACCTTACCGTGGCCGGCGGCGGGTTACCATGCACGGCCAAGGGCTTGGGGTTTGGACAGAATATATAAACCTGATCCCTCAGACCCAGAGACGAAGGAGTGGCACAAGGGGCCGGCTTATGAGGCCAAGCTGTATGGCCGGTTTGGGAGCGCTAGTGGGGTAAATCCTGAGAGTCTGTGGCCGAACCAGGAACAGCTCCGGGCaatagaggaggaggagagggaatgGTTCCCGGGCCTGAGGGAGATGTTAAACAGAGTGGAGGCTAAAGAGAGGGAGATGCTGCGACTGAAACAGGAAAG GGATAAGCTGATAGCGGCCAATATGGCGAAGATGCCCCAGATGGTGGCGGAGTGGCGCAGGGCGAAGCGGGATGCCAAGCAGAAGGCACGGGATGAAAAAGCCCGCAAGGAGCGTCTCTTGGCCCAAGCCCGTGAGAAGTTTGGCACCAACGTTGACTTCCGCAGCCCCAAATTTCAGGAACTGTTGAAAGATCTggagaaggaagagaaaaagaaaatgaaggcCAAGAAGAGGAAAcagaaagaggaagaaagggaGGCGATGGAGGCAGTTCTGAGTACCCCCACGGCCAACACACAGCCCACTGCCCCAGTCAGCGACAGCtctgtttaa